GAAGTATTCATTTTCTTCCAACACATTAGAAAGCCTTTGGTTGACAAGGTCATTTCCTATAGACAAAGCAGAACAATCCCTGCATACACTGCATATTGGGGGGTATGGGTTTTTATAGTAAGAAATGACCTGAATTTAGGTAGATCTCTTGGTTAAGGGGTAGGTATGTCTATATATCCACCCTAAAACCAGCTCATTTAAAGAACAATATGGTTAACCTTTCAAATATTACACAGCCAATGAGAAAATAGACTGGGGGGTCATGGCCCTCTTTTAGAAGAAGGGTGCATGAAGGTGGGGTACATAAGATTCTCTGTAATGTAGGCCACTAGGAGGCAAATGATGACCAGCATCACACATATGGAACCCCCAACTGCTGTCATTGCAATGACAATATCCTGCATCCCCACTGGCTCCACCACAAAGTCCACACACTCCTCTATAGACGTCCTGTTAGTGTAGAGAGTCTGCAGGCAGATCCTGTACTTGACATTATCATGGACATTGGTGAGGAGGTAGTCCTTGCAGTTGATGCCAAGCTGGACACTGTCACACTGGAAACGAGTATAAGTGCCATTCCATGAGCAGTTGATGAAAAAGCCTTTAAGGTCAGATTTATGGAGAGCTGGTGGCTGCCATTGTAGGAGGACACTGCTATTCCTCAACACGTTGGCCAACAAAGACCTTCCAGATCGGTACAAATGGCAGCTTCTTTGGTCACAGA
This sequence is a window from Rana temporaria chromosome 10, aRanTem1.1, whole genome shotgun sequence. Protein-coding genes within it:
- the FNDC10 gene encoding fibronectin type III domain-containing protein 10 encodes the protein MILLYFGTVQSLLILCLLEWSTLTVDGVRLPCDRVRLPCDGARLPCDRVRLPCDGARLPCDGVRLPCGPHGRLTSSGLEPSKAGSSLLQRFRRGTTSVNITRQGSQPSLLPNESVCPYKVFSEGKATYKSLCFRTMARDFLCDQRSCHLYRSGRSLLANVLRNSSVLLQWQPPALHKSDLKGFFINCSWNGTYTRFQCDSVQLGINCKDYLLTNVHDNVKYRICLQTLYTNRTSIEECVDFVVEPVGMQDIVIAMTAVGGSICVMLVIICLLVAYITENLMYPTFMHPSSKRGP